The following are encoded together in the Salinibacterium sp. UTAS2018 genome:
- a CDS encoding DUF3039 domain-containing protein codes for MADTDITGGGTDTLDRELEELLNQEQVEEGDHERFSHYAPKNKIMESALSGKPIRALCGKLWTPGRDPEKFPVCPTCKEVYEKMKA; via the coding sequence ATGGCTGACACCGACATCACAGGCGGCGGAACCGACACTCTCGACCGCGAACTCGAAGAACTGCTCAACCAAGAGCAGGTTGAAGAGGGCGACCACGAGCGCTTCTCGCACTACGCGCCCAAAAACAAGATTATGGAATCGGCGCTTTCGGGCAAGCCGATTCGCGCCCTCTGCGGCAAGCTCTGGACGCCGGGTCGCGACCCGGAAAAGTTTCCGGTCTGCCCCACCTGCAAAGAGGTTTACGAAAAGATGAAGGCCTAG
- a CDS encoding ABC transporter permease, with amino-acid sequence MAHTALGRSAWSPLTRYRRTLWLLTVRDLRVRYSTSALGYVWSILDPLVMAGIYWFVFTRVFERTVGEQPYIVFLLAALLPWMWFNGAVSDATRAYLRESKLIRSTKIPRTIWVARLVLSKGIEFIASLPVLALFAVFNGAVLHWEAVYFVLGIILQAILTMGVGLIVAPLVVFFRDLERAVKLALRFLFYASPIIYGLSDLGKLGLETLAAFNPLAGIFSLYRAAFFPDQLNWSAVLIAALMSVILLAVGILVFARTERAVLKEI; translated from the coding sequence GTGGCACACACAGCACTGGGTCGATCAGCATGGTCTCCCCTCACCCGATACCGCCGCACACTGTGGTTACTCACGGTGCGCGACCTCCGCGTGCGATACTCCACGTCTGCTCTCGGCTATGTGTGGAGCATCCTCGATCCCCTCGTCATGGCGGGCATCTACTGGTTTGTCTTCACTCGCGTCTTCGAGCGTACGGTCGGAGAACAGCCCTACATCGTGTTCTTGCTCGCGGCCCTGCTGCCCTGGATGTGGTTCAACGGCGCAGTTTCCGACGCCACTCGGGCATACCTTCGCGAATCTAAACTGATCAGATCGACCAAAATCCCCCGCACCATCTGGGTAGCACGACTCGTGCTCTCAAAGGGGATCGAGTTCATCGCTAGCCTTCCCGTTCTCGCTCTATTCGCCGTCTTCAACGGAGCCGTGCTGCACTGGGAAGCAGTCTATTTTGTGCTGGGAATCATCCTTCAGGCGATTCTCACGATGGGCGTTGGTCTCATCGTCGCCCCGCTCGTAGTGTTCTTCCGCGACCTCGAGCGCGCAGTGAAACTGGCGCTGCGGTTTTTGTTCTACGCCTCCCCCATCATTTATGGGCTATCCGATCTCGGCAAGTTGGGGCTTGAGACCCTCGCGGCGTTCAATCCGCTCGCTGGAATCTTCTCGCTCTACCGAGCGGCGTTCTTTCCCGACCAGCTCAATTGGTCGGCCGTACTGATAGCGGCGCTCATGAGCGTGATCCTGCTCGCTGTAGGAATCCTTGTCTTCGCTCGCACCGAACGCGCCGTGCTGAAGGAAATCTAA
- the rph gene encoding ribonuclease PH, with the protein MSRHDGRENNELRKVTIERGWSDQAEGSALISFGKTKVLCTASFTNGVPRWMAGKGKGWVTAEYSMLPRSTNSRMDREAVKGKVGGRTHEISRLIGRSLRAVVDMKALGENTIVIDCDVLQADGGTRTAAITGAYVALADAIEWGREKKFIGKNSKALFDSLAAVSVGIIDGEPMLDLAYVEDVRAETDMNVVVTGRGLFVEVQGTAEGAPFDRRELDSLLDLALGGAVDLTALQVASLAEGAPGSAAAAN; encoded by the coding sequence ATGTCACGTCACGACGGCCGCGAAAACAACGAACTGCGCAAGGTCACGATCGAGCGCGGGTGGAGCGACCAAGCTGAAGGTTCCGCCCTGATCTCGTTCGGTAAGACCAAGGTGCTGTGCACGGCATCCTTCACGAACGGCGTTCCACGCTGGATGGCAGGCAAGGGCAAGGGCTGGGTTACAGCCGAGTACTCGATGCTTCCCCGCAGCACGAACAGCCGCATGGACCGCGAAGCCGTCAAGGGCAAGGTCGGCGGCCGTACACACGAGATCTCCCGCCTCATCGGTCGCAGCCTGCGCGCTGTCGTCGACATGAAGGCGCTGGGCGAGAACACGATCGTGATCGACTGTGACGTTCTCCAGGCTGACGGCGGAACCCGCACGGCTGCGATCACGGGCGCTTACGTTGCTCTGGCCGACGCCATCGAGTGGGGCCGCGAGAAGAAGTTCATCGGCAAGAACTCGAAGGCTCTCTTCGACTCGCTCGCTGCCGTGAGCGTCGGAATCATCGACGGCGAGCCTATGCTCGACCTCGCCTACGTTGAAGATGTTCGCGCCGAGACCGACATGAACGTTGTCGTCACCGGCCGCGGTCTCTTCGTGGAGGTTCAGGGCACCGCGGAAGGTGCCCCCTTCGACCGCCGCGAACTTGACTCCCTGCTCGACCTTGCCCTCGGCGGGGCAGTAGACCTCACCGCGCTTCAGGTCGCCTCGCTCGCTGAAGGCGCTCCGGGCTCCGCGGCAGCAGCCAACTAG
- a CDS encoding NTP transferase domain-containing protein produces the protein MTTQVVILAAGMGSRLGRSLPKPLTELSDGRTIMKQQFDNIHHAFGNNVKVTIVVGYKLEHIIEAFPEASFVYNEQYDQTNTSKSLMRALQASTPGGVLWMNGDVVFDPTALERAAAMVARDQSFVSVNTAKVSDEEVKYTTDAEGFIKELSKTVKGGLGEAVGINYISRDAKSTLLRHLKKVGDQDYFERGIELAIEEDNLLIEPVDISDLYAIEVDFAEDLERANLFV, from the coding sequence ATGACTACACAGGTCGTTATTTTAGCTGCCGGCATGGGCAGCCGTTTGGGCCGCTCGCTTCCGAAGCCACTGACTGAGCTCAGCGATGGCCGCACCATCATGAAGCAGCAGTTCGACAACATCCACCACGCCTTCGGCAACAACGTCAAGGTCACAATCGTCGTCGGCTACAAGCTCGAGCACATCATCGAAGCATTTCCCGAGGCATCGTTCGTTTACAACGAGCAGTACGACCAGACCAACACGTCGAAGAGCCTCATGCGTGCGCTTCAGGCGTCCACTCCTGGTGGAGTGCTCTGGATGAACGGCGACGTTGTCTTCGACCCCACCGCTCTTGAACGTGCCGCAGCCATGGTTGCGCGCGATCAGTCATTCGTCAGCGTCAACACCGCGAAGGTATCTGACGAAGAGGTCAAGTACACGACCGACGCTGAGGGCTTCATCAAGGAGCTTTCCAAGACCGTCAAGGGCGGGCTAGGCGAGGCTGTCGGCATCAACTACATTTCACGCGACGCTAAGTCCACGCTGCTGCGCCACCTCAAGAAGGTCGGCGACCAGGACTACTTCGAACGCGGCATCGAGCTCGCCATCGAAGAAGACAACCTGCTCATTGAGCCCGTAGACATCTCAGACCTCTACGCCATCGAGGTCGATTTCGCTGAAGATCTCGAGCGCGCAAACCTCTTCGTATAA
- a CDS encoding nicotinate phosphoribosyltransferase: MLDAAIGSGRHERQCVFEVFARRLPDSRRYGIVAGTGRLLELIAEFRFGDDELSFLSRNAIVSPATIEWLANYRFTGDISGYREGDAYFPGSPLLTVEGSFAEAVLLETVALSVLNYDSAVASAAARMVSAADARPLAEMGSRRTGERSAVASARAAYIAGFSATSNLEAGRSWGVPTMGTAAHSFTLLHDTEEEAFQAQVAALGPSTTLLVDTYDVENAVALAVKVAGTELGAVRIDSGDLATQVASVRAQLDSLGATKTRITVTNDLDEHAIAALRAAPVDSFGVGTSVVTGSGHPAAGMVYKLVAHHNDAGEWVSVAKKSAAKATVGGHKAAIRTMQNGVATSELIFQTQDARPEVEGRELNVPLMTAGAADAQWLGASGTTAARDHREQAMAELPQTAFRLSRGEPVLPTVYR, encoded by the coding sequence ATGCTCGACGCCGCTATCGGCAGTGGCCGCCACGAACGCCAGTGCGTGTTCGAAGTGTTCGCCCGTCGCCTGCCCGACAGCCGCCGTTACGGCATTGTCGCCGGCACGGGGCGCCTGCTCGAGCTGATTGCAGAGTTCCGCTTTGGCGACGACGAACTGAGCTTCCTCTCGCGCAACGCGATCGTGAGTCCCGCGACAATCGAATGGCTCGCCAACTATCGCTTCACGGGCGACATCAGTGGGTATCGCGAAGGCGACGCGTACTTCCCCGGCTCCCCTCTGCTCACCGTCGAGGGATCGTTTGCCGAGGCTGTCTTGCTCGAGACTGTGGCCCTCAGTGTGCTGAATTACGACTCGGCTGTGGCCTCCGCCGCTGCCCGCATGGTGTCTGCCGCCGACGCGCGACCCCTCGCTGAGATGGGATCACGCCGCACGGGCGAACGCTCGGCCGTGGCATCCGCTCGCGCCGCGTACATCGCAGGCTTCAGCGCCACCAGCAACCTCGAGGCGGGCCGCAGTTGGGGCGTGCCGACGATGGGCACCGCCGCACACTCGTTCACGCTGCTCCACGACACCGAAGAAGAAGCGTTCCAGGCGCAGGTCGCTGCTCTCGGCCCCTCGACAACGCTGCTCGTCGACACCTACGACGTTGAGAACGCCGTCGCGCTTGCCGTCAAGGTTGCCGGCACCGAGCTCGGCGCCGTGCGCATCGACTCCGGCGACTTGGCCACCCAGGTCGCGTCGGTTCGCGCTCAGCTCGATTCGCTCGGCGCCACTAAGACTCGCATCACCGTCACGAACGATCTCGATGAGCACGCGATCGCTGCGTTACGCGCCGCTCCCGTTGATTCCTTCGGCGTCGGAACCTCGGTCGTCACCGGTTCCGGCCACCCGGCCGCCGGCATGGTCTACAAGCTCGTTGCCCATCACAACGACGCGGGCGAGTGGGTTTCGGTCGCCAAAAAGTCCGCTGCCAAGGCGACGGTAGGCGGCCACAAGGCGGCGATTCGTACGATGCAGAACGGTGTTGCGACATCCGAGCTGATTTTTCAAACTCAGGATGCTCGGCCCGAGGTCGAGGGCCGCGAACTGAACGTTCCGCTCATGACGGCGGGAGCGGCGGATGCTCAGTGGCTCGGTGCCAGCGGAACGACAGCCGCCCGAGACCACCGCGAGCAAGCGATGGCCGAGCTACCGCAGACAGCCTTTCGGCTTTCCCGCGGTGAGCCCGTGTTGCCCACGGTCTATCGCTAG
- a CDS encoding CDP-glycerol glycerophosphotransferase family protein has product MALLKDFKTARKVVRTMLRSRRNRRSVAGLLDEHPLPVPGSVSIAVYFADTKVNLYQMRQWYAPLEELSKRFPVAIIARSPSAVLALWNEAPVPTVYLRRVSELEQFVAEQPLKIIFYVNQNAKNFQMFRYGRMWHVFINHGESDKMYMTTNQFKAYDFSFVAGDAALDRLSYKLWDFDIKKKAIPIGRPQADHFAGDLPYTPDDRTVILYAPTWEGDRDAAAYGSIESHGVALAKAVIASDKHRLIYRPHPRSGVVNDAYKRANVDIIAAIAEANESDPSVQHVYDDGKEMGWQLVAADVAITDVSAMVYDRLATGKPLIVTRPLSEHAEIDEGGYLGSCEWLRADQAGDILAIAERVQFDTEAKERLGYWAERHFGDTTPGAATARFHDAVESLVALWHRHAQIHIGDRLVTEADPFEDDEDESPDAE; this is encoded by the coding sequence TGCCGTTTACTTCGCCGATACGAAGGTGAATCTGTACCAGATGCGGCAGTGGTACGCGCCCCTCGAAGAGCTTTCGAAGCGTTTTCCCGTGGCCATCATTGCGCGTTCACCGAGCGCAGTACTCGCGCTGTGGAATGAAGCTCCTGTGCCCACGGTCTATTTGCGTCGTGTGTCAGAGCTGGAGCAGTTCGTAGCCGAGCAGCCGTTGAAGATCATTTTCTACGTCAACCAGAACGCCAAGAACTTTCAAATGTTCCGCTACGGCCGCATGTGGCACGTTTTCATCAACCACGGTGAGAGCGACAAAATGTACATGACGACCAACCAGTTCAAGGCTTATGACTTCAGCTTCGTTGCCGGGGATGCCGCGCTCGATCGCCTGAGCTACAAACTCTGGGACTTCGACATCAAGAAAAAGGCGATTCCTATCGGGCGCCCGCAGGCCGATCATTTTGCCGGCGATCTTCCGTACACTCCCGACGACCGAACAGTCATTCTGTACGCTCCCACCTGGGAGGGCGACCGTGATGCTGCCGCCTACGGCTCGATCGAAAGCCACGGTGTCGCCCTCGCCAAGGCAGTAATCGCCAGCGATAAGCATCGTCTGATCTATCGCCCGCACCCACGTAGCGGAGTGGTGAACGATGCCTACAAGCGTGCCAATGTCGACATCATCGCGGCCATTGCCGAAGCGAATGAGTCAGACCCGTCGGTGCAGCACGTGTACGACGATGGCAAAGAAATGGGCTGGCAGCTTGTCGCAGCGGATGTCGCGATCACCGATGTCTCGGCGATGGTCTATGACCGTCTCGCCACGGGCAAACCTCTCATCGTTACTCGCCCTCTCTCGGAGCATGCCGAAATCGATGAGGGCGGCTACCTCGGCTCCTGCGAGTGGCTGCGCGCCGACCAGGCGGGCGACATTCTGGCCATTGCTGAGCGAGTGCAGTTCGACACTGAGGCGAAAGAGCGCTTGGGGTATTGGGCCGAGCGCCATTTCGGCGACACCACTCCCGGTGCAGCAACCGCCCGTTTTCATGACGCAGTCGAGTCGTTGGTGGCGTTGTGGCACCGTCACGCGCAGATCCACATCGGTGATCGTCTGGTCACCGAAGCTGACCCCTTCGAAGACGACGAGGATGAATCGCCCGACGCTGAATAG
- a CDS encoding ABC transporter ATP-binding protein — protein sequence MENAQTPDEGKKTVETPVTKPVSSTRKPATARGSQAKSATAKPSASATRKPAAKKPATRTTSASATNATPGAAKPGAAKPGAAKPSAAKPRAAKPGAAKPSAAKQAAAKPSASPRPAAKSTAADAASTPSALKSPKPRAPKPQAPKPSGPKPASPESASPKPTAPAVDADLTATDLTATDVAALSPSEGPEGTVVDASDAAVSVQAADTADATDTADATGEADSETVDVVVDGVEAADADGEADSGDSGDSEKSVDSAREPAEATTDAKPEQDVPAAEEKPDAVLAGLARLRALASQFAAPAAEAAAKKAAEQKLADEKAAADKAETDKFEAERAEAEKAEAEKVEAEAEAERAELERAEAEKAEAEKAEAEQVEAERLTAEKPADVEKPADVEKTSDVDVTPVSAPDRADADADADADADADADAEASESTTAAPMTAEPDTIAREDEELSSDAPTIVVEPKRDDTVSVEPEDVSAALVAVDPTVAHGLEATSDDVVLQVNGLSKDFGDTVAVDDIRLSVRAGVFYGIVGPNGAGKTTTLSMITGLLRPDSGNATVNGVDVWESPEIAKRSIGVLPDRLRIFDRLTGSQLLYYSGVLRGLEASEVRKRSADLATAFGLDDVMGRLVSDYSSGMLKKVALAAAMIHSPRLLVLDEPFESVDPVSAATVTRILKQYVNAGGTVLLSSHRMELVQRVCSHVAVIVEGRLLADGTIDEVRNGMSLEDRFVQLTGKNSNGGGLEWLSSFSD from the coding sequence GTGGAAAACGCCCAAACCCCCGACGAGGGCAAGAAGACTGTTGAAACGCCGGTAACGAAGCCCGTGAGCAGCACCCGAAAGCCTGCGACGGCTCGTGGTTCTCAAGCGAAATCGGCTACCGCCAAGCCTTCAGCCTCTGCTACTCGTAAGCCTGCCGCCAAGAAACCCGCTACCCGCACAACGAGCGCCTCGGCGACGAATGCAACGCCCGGTGCTGCCAAGCCCGGTGCTGCCAAGCCCGGTGCGGCCAAGCCGAGTGCTGCGAAGCCGCGTGCTGCCAAGCCCGGTGCGGCCAAGCCGAGTGCTGCCAAGCAGGCTGCTGCGAAGCCGAGTGCTTCCCCACGCCCGGCGGCGAAGTCGACTGCTGCTGACGCGGCGTCCACGCCTTCAGCGCTCAAAAGCCCCAAGCCGCGAGCACCGAAGCCGCAGGCCCCCAAACCGAGTGGTCCGAAACCCGCTAGCCCAGAGTCAGCCTCACCGAAGCCCACCGCACCTGCTGTTGACGCCGACCTGACCGCTACCGACCTGACCGCTACCGATGTCGCCGCTCTCAGTCCTAGTGAGGGCCCTGAGGGCACAGTCGTTGACGCTAGCGACGCAGCAGTGAGTGTCCAGGCTGCTGATACCGCTGATGCCACTGATACCGCTGATGCCACTGGGGAAGCTGATTCTGAGACTGTCGACGTCGTCGTCGACGGCGTTGAAGCAGCTGACGCCGACGGAGAGGCTGATTCAGGGGATTCAGGAGATTCCGAAAAATCGGTTGATTCGGCTCGCGAGCCGGCGGAGGCCACAACTGACGCGAAGCCGGAGCAGGACGTTCCCGCCGCAGAGGAGAAGCCGGATGCCGTTCTTGCGGGGTTGGCACGCCTGCGAGCACTAGCCTCGCAGTTTGCCGCCCCGGCAGCTGAAGCAGCAGCCAAGAAAGCTGCCGAGCAGAAGCTCGCCGATGAAAAGGCGGCCGCCGACAAGGCTGAGACTGACAAGTTTGAAGCCGAACGTGCGGAAGCGGAAAAGGCTGAGGCAGAGAAAGTCGAAGCGGAGGCGGAAGCCGAACGCGCGGAGTTGGAACGTGCTGAAGCCGAAAAAGCTGAAGCTGAGAAAGCGGAAGCCGAACAGGTAGAAGCTGAACGTCTGACGGCCGAGAAGCCTGCTGACGTCGAGAAGCCTGCTGACGTCGAGAAGACTTCTGACGTTGACGTGACGCCCGTTAGCGCCCCAGATCGAGCCGACGCCGACGCCGACGCCGACGCCGACGCCGACGCCGACGCCGACGCCGAAGCCAGCGAGTCAACGACAGCCGCGCCAATGACGGCCGAGCCAGACACCATTGCTCGCGAGGACGAGGAGCTGAGCTCCGACGCTCCAACGATCGTTGTCGAGCCCAAGCGCGATGACACCGTCAGCGTTGAACCGGAGGATGTGAGCGCAGCCCTGGTCGCCGTTGACCCGACCGTTGCGCACGGACTCGAGGCGACATCCGACGACGTGGTGTTGCAGGTAAACGGGCTCTCGAAGGACTTCGGAGACACCGTTGCCGTCGATGACATTCGCCTCAGCGTGCGCGCCGGAGTGTTTTACGGCATCGTCGGCCCTAACGGGGCGGGCAAGACCACAACGCTCTCGATGATTACTGGGCTGCTGCGACCCGACTCGGGTAACGCAACCGTCAACGGCGTCGACGTGTGGGAATCACCCGAAATTGCGAAGCGCTCCATCGGTGTGCTGCCTGACCGCTTGCGCATCTTTGACCGCCTCACCGGGTCTCAACTGCTGTATTACTCGGGCGTACTGCGTGGTCTCGAAGCATCGGAAGTGCGCAAGCGCTCTGCAGATCTTGCTACCGCGTTCGGGCTCGACGACGTCATGGGGCGACTCGTCAGCGACTACTCCTCGGGAATGCTCAAGAAGGTCGCGCTCGCGGCCGCCATGATTCACTCACCGCGGCTTTTGGTACTCGACGAACCTTTCGAGTCCGTCGATCCTGTGTCGGCGGCAACCGTGACGCGCATCCTGAAGCAATACGTCAACGCGGGGGGCACGGTGTTGCTCTCGAGCCACCGGATGGAACTCGTGCAGCGCGTCTGCAGCCACGTCGCCGTCATCGTTGAGGGCAGGTTGCTCGCGGATGGCACGATCGACGAAGTTCGCAACGGAATGTCGCTCGAAGACCGTTTCGTGCAACTGACCGGTAAGAATTCCAATGGGGGAGGGCTCGAGTGGTTAAGCAGTTTCTCCGACTGA
- a CDS encoding HEAT repeat domain-containing protein, producing MSEHDDPHAVDLALPIAARIAAASERHGEDTVVERAVSLIEGNNEGKEFLLVVGGEHAQGILDGAPVLYWPELWGTRALLHAWNDKAADAVRAALSNQAWRVREMATRVVATRRVDAHDELAALLEDDTARVRASAARALGTVGSLDDVEAISALVKDEDIEVRRAAQQAVAAIRKRSPKQ from the coding sequence GTGTCTGAACATGATGATCCCCACGCCGTTGACCTTGCTCTTCCTATCGCAGCCCGCATCGCGGCTGCCAGCGAGCGGCACGGCGAAGACACCGTAGTCGAGCGCGCCGTCTCTCTCATCGAGGGCAACAACGAGGGCAAAGAGTTCTTGCTCGTCGTCGGTGGCGAGCACGCTCAGGGCATCCTCGATGGTGCTCCGGTGCTGTACTGGCCCGAACTATGGGGAACCCGTGCGCTCTTGCACGCCTGGAACGACAAAGCTGCGGATGCCGTACGCGCCGCTCTCAGCAACCAAGCGTGGCGTGTGCGCGAGATGGCAACGCGAGTCGTTGCTACTCGTCGCGTTGACGCTCACGACGAACTTGCGGCGCTCCTGGAGGACGACACCGCTCGTGTTCGCGCCTCCGCGGCTCGCGCGCTTGGCACCGTCGGATCCCTCGACGACGTCGAGGCGATTTCGGCCCTCGTCAAGGATGAAGACATTGAGGTGCGTCGAGCTGCTCAGCAGGCCGTCGCCGCTATTCGCAAGCGTTCGCCGAAGCAGTAA
- the rdgB gene encoding RdgB/HAM1 family non-canonical purine NTP pyrophosphatase produces MRIVLATHNAHKVAELRRILGPALDGLELVAYDGPEPVEDGDTFQANALIKARAAAAHTGLPALADDSGICVDALGGAPGIHSARYAGTRNDTDNLQLLLSNMEGVDDRAAQFACAAAFVIPGDQSREFVELALWPGTVARERSGSEGFGYDPIFCPDGQPGTSADLTSDQKDALSHRAQAFAAIMPVVRDQLLGDEQ; encoded by the coding sequence ATGCGCATCGTTCTCGCCACCCACAACGCTCACAAAGTCGCCGAGCTGCGCCGGATTCTCGGCCCGGCTCTCGATGGACTTGAGCTCGTTGCCTACGACGGGCCCGAGCCCGTCGAAGACGGCGACACGTTCCAGGCCAACGCGCTCATCAAAGCGCGGGCTGCCGCCGCCCACACTGGGTTGCCCGCGCTGGCAGACGACTCCGGAATCTGCGTTGATGCGCTGGGCGGTGCCCCCGGCATCCACTCGGCTCGGTATGCGGGAACGCGAAATGACACAGACAACCTCCAGCTGCTGCTGTCGAACATGGAAGGTGTGGATGACCGCGCCGCCCAGTTCGCGTGCGCTGCCGCGTTTGTGATTCCTGGCGATCAGTCGCGCGAGTTCGTGGAACTCGCGCTCTGGCCGGGAACCGTGGCGCGCGAACGCAGCGGCTCCGAAGGCTTTGGCTACGACCCCATTTTCTGCCCCGACGGTCAACCCGGAACCTCCGCAGATCTCACTTCAGACCAGAAGGATGCCCTTAGCCACCGAGCGCAAGCTTTCGCGGCGATCATGCCGGTAGTGCGTGATCAACTGCTCGGCGACGAGCAGTAA
- a CDS encoding ABC transporter ATP-binding protein, producing the protein MTDNSVIRVEDAGIRFRLNRRSRRSFKDLFAGRKRRARADEFWALRNVSFDVNAGEAIGVVGRNGQGKSTLLKLVAEVMLADEGSVHVDKGVAPLIEITGGFVDDLSVRDNVYLTAGLHGMTKSEINDRFDEIIDFAEIKRFIDTPYKHLSSGMRVRIAFAVISRLEEPIILVDEVLAVGDKAFREKCYRRIEELLEGGRTLFFVSHNERDLRRFCSRGLYLDKGDLVLDGPINDVLALYNKDYPA; encoded by the coding sequence ATGACCGACAACAGCGTTATTCGAGTAGAGGATGCGGGCATCCGCTTCCGCCTCAATCGTCGATCGCGCCGCAGCTTCAAAGACCTCTTCGCCGGCCGCAAACGGCGAGCACGAGCCGACGAGTTCTGGGCGCTGCGCAACGTAAGTTTCGACGTCAACGCCGGTGAAGCAATCGGCGTCGTTGGTCGTAACGGCCAAGGAAAATCGACTCTGCTCAAGCTCGTAGCCGAAGTGATGCTGGCCGATGAGGGCAGTGTGCACGTTGACAAAGGCGTTGCCCCGCTGATCGAAATCACGGGTGGATTTGTCGACGACCTCAGCGTTCGCGACAACGTTTACCTCACGGCGGGCCTCCATGGCATGACGAAGAGCGAAATCAACGATCGCTTCGATGAGATCATCGATTTTGCCGAGATTAAGCGCTTTATTGACACCCCGTACAAGCACCTGTCGAGCGGGATGCGCGTGCGCATTGCTTTCGCTGTGATCTCACGCCTCGAGGAACCGATCATCCTGGTGGATGAAGTGCTCGCTGTCGGCGATAAGGCCTTCCGTGAAAAGTGCTACCGCCGCATTGAAGAACTCTTAGAGGGCGGTCGCACTCTCTTCTTCGTCTCTCACAACGAGCGAGACCTCCGCCGATTCTGCTCCCGCGGGCTCTACCTCGACAAAGGCGATCTCGTGCTCGACGGCCCCATCAACGATGTGCTCGCGCTCTACAACAAGGACTACCCCGCGTAA
- the murI gene encoding glutamate racemase, with protein MTDAPIGVFDSGVGGLTVARAIIDQLPHESITYVGDTLHSPYGPKPIADVRRYALEVMDRLVDDGVKLLVIACNTASAAMLRDARERYTEAYGIEVVEVIQPATRAAVSQTRNRRVGVIGTTGTVKSRAYEDAFAAASDIQLFTQACPRFVEFVEAGITTGPEVLAVAEEYLAPLKAADVDTLVLGCTHYPHISAAIQYVMGREVTLVSSAEETAYDVYSTLVAHNLLRDSTEPARHTFEATGPDKLGFTRLASRFMGPNIVRVETFDTGVINLPILD; from the coding sequence GTGACTGATGCACCCATTGGCGTTTTCGATTCCGGAGTCGGCGGCCTCACCGTTGCCCGCGCCATCATCGACCAGTTGCCGCACGAATCCATCACCTATGTGGGCGACACTCTTCACTCGCCCTACGGTCCTAAGCCCATCGCGGATGTACGTCGCTATGCGCTCGAAGTGATGGACCGCCTCGTTGACGATGGCGTGAAGCTGCTCGTGATCGCGTGCAACACGGCCTCGGCTGCGATGCTGCGGGATGCTCGTGAGCGCTACACCGAGGCGTACGGCATCGAGGTGGTCGAAGTTATCCAGCCCGCTACGAGGGCGGCAGTTAGCCAGACCCGCAATCGTCGCGTCGGAGTGATCGGTACGACCGGCACCGTCAAATCGCGAGCCTACGAAGATGCCTTCGCTGCGGCATCCGACATTCAATTGTTCACGCAGGCCTGTCCGCGTTTTGTCGAATTTGTTGAAGCCGGTATCACTACCGGCCCCGAAGTTTTGGCGGTCGCCGAGGAGTATCTGGCGCCGCTCAAAGCCGCTGATGTCGATACTCTCGTGCTCGGCTGCACTCACTACCCGCACATCTCTGCGGCGATTCAGTACGTGATGGGTCGCGAAGTGACGCTCGTGTCGAGTGCTGAGGAGACCGCGTACGACGTGTACAGCACGCTTGTGGCCCACAACCTGCTGCGCGATTCGACTGAACCCGCTCGCCATACCTTTGAGGCCACCGGGCCAGACAAGCTCGGTTTCACTCGCCTCGCTTCACGTTTTATGGGGCCCAATATTGTGCGCGTCGAGACCTTCGACACCGGCGTAATTAACCTCCCCATTCTCGATTAG